In Flavobacterium luteolum, the DNA window GTGCCCATTCTGCTTTTTTAGTATCGATTGTTTTAATTCTTCCTTTTGCAATCGTGCTTCCTACCAAACAGGCATACACAACACCTGCCGTTTTATATTCTGCCGAATAAGTTGCTGAACCCGTTACTTTAGCAAATCCGTCAACTCTATTAATATTACTTGTCTTGCTCATAATTTAATTATTTTGATGCTGCTATTGTAAGTGCTTCTGCTACTGCATTCTCTCCAAGCGTTAGTTTAAAATTATTATCACCGAATCCTTTTGCGCCTTTCATAGACAAATGGCCTGCTTGTTTAAATAGATCTTCAGAAACTGTTTTTCCTTTCAGGAATTTTTCTGTCTCAGTCAATCTCCATGGTTTATGTGCTACACCTCCCATAGCCAATCTGACATCATTTATAGTATTATTTTTTATATCTAAAGCTACAGCAACCGATACCAATGCAAAAGCATAACTTGTCCTGTCACGAACTTTTAGATAATGAACATTTTTAGTAAAATTATTATCTGGAATTTCAACCGAAGTAATCAATTCTCTGCTGTCTAGCGTATTGTCTTTTTCAGGCGTATTTCCGGGAAGTCTATGAAAATCAGTGAAATCAATTTCTCGCTTTCCTTTTGGTCCTTCTACCAAAACTTTCGCGTCAAGCGCAGCCAAAGCCACGCACATATCACTTGGATGAACCGCA includes these proteins:
- a CDS encoding FAD binding domain-containing protein is translated as MKNFQIIKALSSSSAVTGKAKDNSSMFIAGGTNLVDLMKKNIVAPDKLVDINGLDLKKIEFLKGKVSIGALAKNSQVAEDASIKEKYPLLALALAAGASQQIRHMATVGGNMLQKTRCSYYYNTDMPCNKRVPKSGCGAIGGSNRMSAVFGTSDSCIAVHPSDMCVALAALDAKVLVEGPKGKREIDFTDFHRLPGNTPEKDNTLDSRELITSVEIPDNNFTKNVHYLKVRDRTSYAFALVSVAVALDIKNNTINDVRLAMGGVAHKPWRLTETEKFLKGKTVSEDLFKQAGHLSMKGAKGFGDNNFKLTLGENAVAEALTIAASK